A genomic window from Levilactobacillus yonginensis includes:
- the murC gene encoding UDP-N-acetylmuramate--L-alanine ligase yields the protein MDNATVYHFVGIKGSGMSALALILHDKGFKVQGSDITQYTFTQRGLEQAGIDVMAFDEANIHEGLTVIAGNSFTDDHPEIKKAREMGLPVYRYHEFLGHLIEGYTSIGVAGAHGKTSTTGLLAHVLGGIAPTSYLIGDGSGKGTPNARFFVYEADEYRRHFLATKPDYAIMTNIDFDHPDYYTGIDDVFNAFETWSKQVKKGIFAWGDDPELRKIKTDVPVYYYGTSERDDFQAVNIKRSTTGSSFDVMHGDESLGNFEIHLYGEHNVLNSLAVIAVAYFEKVDMNEIKRELLDFKGVKRRFTERKVADMTIIDDYAHHPSEIKATLDAARQKYPDKEIIAVFQPHTFSRTIALMDDFAKSLNLADKVFLTNIFSSARETQGAVSSKNLAQKIAKGGEILTVDNMSPLLDFHDAVVVFMGAGDVQKYERSYEELLSHLSLKDN from the coding sequence ATGGACAACGCAACGGTTTACCACTTCGTAGGAATTAAGGGATCAGGGATGAGTGCGCTCGCTCTGATTTTGCATGATAAGGGTTTTAAAGTACAAGGCTCCGATATCACCCAGTACACGTTTACACAACGTGGCTTGGAACAGGCCGGCATCGACGTAATGGCGTTCGATGAAGCCAATATTCACGAAGGGCTCACCGTCATTGCGGGGAACTCCTTTACGGATGATCATCCTGAAATTAAGAAGGCCCGGGAGATGGGTCTACCCGTCTACCGGTATCATGAATTCTTAGGCCATTTGATCGAAGGCTATACCAGTATTGGTGTCGCTGGTGCTCATGGAAAGACCAGCACTACCGGTTTATTAGCTCATGTGTTGGGTGGAATTGCGCCGACCTCTTATTTGATTGGGGATGGGAGTGGTAAGGGAACCCCTAACGCCCGCTTCTTCGTCTACGAAGCGGATGAATACCGGCGTCACTTCTTAGCCACCAAGCCGGACTACGCAATTATGACTAACATTGACTTTGATCATCCCGATTACTACACCGGAATCGATGATGTCTTTAACGCATTTGAAACGTGGTCTAAGCAGGTTAAAAAGGGTATCTTCGCTTGGGGAGATGATCCTGAGTTACGAAAGATCAAGACGGATGTCCCCGTTTATTACTATGGGACTAGCGAACGAGACGACTTCCAAGCTGTTAATATCAAGCGTTCAACGACTGGCTCGTCATTTGATGTAATGCACGGGGATGAATCCTTAGGTAACTTTGAAATTCATTTGTACGGTGAACACAATGTGTTGAACAGTTTGGCTGTTATCGCTGTTGCCTATTTTGAAAAGGTCGACATGAATGAAATCAAGCGCGAACTCCTGGACTTCAAGGGGGTCAAGCGTCGGTTTACTGAACGGAAAGTGGCTGACATGACCATCATTGATGACTATGCGCACCATCCTTCAGAAATCAAAGCCACATTGGACGCTGCTCGGCAAAAGTATCCGGATAAAGAGATCATTGCAGTCTTCCAGCCACATACTTTCAGTCGGACGATTGCGTTGATGGATGATTTTGCTAAGAGCCTGAATCTGGCGGACAAGGTCTTTTTGACCAACATCTTCAGTTCAGCTCGTGAAACACAAGGGGCTGTTTCAAGCAAGAACCTTGCGCAAAAGATCGCCAAGGGTGGCGAGATTCTGACGGTGGATAATATGTCACCATTGTTGGACTTCCATGATGCTGTCGTAGTTTTCATGGGTGCCGGAGACGTACAAAAGTACGAACGGTCCTATGAAGAACTACTGAGTCACTTATCTTTAAAAGATAACTAA
- the pnuC gene encoding nicotinamide riboside transporter PnuC, with amino-acid sequence METKTEGSWLKNQLFTNWKKFEISYVIVLILLQIVVYFIAPDSIIGMISGVAGVLCLVYGMKGRKISFIFGLVQCLAMTYIAWISHAYGSFAMDIIYVISQPIGWVMWGQDEATRSFKPTTKRWIFAGAFAAWLVGWVVLSLLHGQLPYFDSINFVVSLIAQLLYILKFKENWSLWIVVNIANVIYWGALTTQALMGTAQVGTLGASLSQVALQLALLFNAVYANKVWASGEADNEGGAGK; translated from the coding sequence TTGGAAACAAAGACAGAAGGTAGTTGGTTAAAAAACCAACTGTTTACGAATTGGAAGAAGTTTGAGATTAGTTATGTAATTGTTCTGATTCTCTTACAGATTGTGGTGTATTTCATTGCACCGGATAGCATTATTGGAATGATTTCAGGCGTTGCTGGGGTATTGTGTCTGGTGTACGGGATGAAGGGCCGCAAGATTTCCTTTATTTTCGGGTTAGTCCAGTGCCTCGCTATGACTTACATCGCCTGGATCAGTCACGCATATGGGTCCTTTGCTATGGACATCATTTACGTAATTTCACAACCCATTGGGTGGGTTATGTGGGGGCAAGACGAAGCAACCCGGTCGTTTAAACCAACCACAAAACGCTGGATCTTCGCCGGTGCCTTTGCTGCTTGGCTAGTGGGTTGGGTCGTCCTATCGTTATTGCATGGCCAATTACCATACTTTGATTCCATTAATTTTGTGGTTAGCTTGATTGCGCAATTATTGTACATTCTGAAGTTCAAGGAAAACTGGTCGCTGTGGATCGTCGTCAATATTGCCAACGTCATCTACTGGGGGGCTCTGACCACTCAGGCCCTGATGGGAACTGCTCAAGTTGGCACATTGGGGGCCAGTCTTTCTCAGGTAGCCTTACAACTGGCCCTGCTATTTAACGCTGTCTATGCGAACAAAGTCTGGGCTAGTGGGGAAGCTGATAATGAAGGTGGTGCCGGTAAGTAG
- the ytpR gene encoding YtpR family tRNA-binding protein produces MLIASYNPQELGDALIIIVAQDTPKQAHTVRDNIARIYDPDTEKTLGYNFLAVSSILPDITGAGQVHLTEDDVAALNTALEDAGFAGELEAETRSRFVVGYVKTATPHPDSDHLLVTETVVDNDQSVQIVSGSPNMQADIKVVVAKVGAMMPSGLIIWPGELRGVKSDGMICSGRELGLANAPQRPGALILPDDYEVGDAFDFERGQSIFNG; encoded by the coding sequence ATGTTAATTGCTAGTTACAATCCCCAAGAATTAGGGGATGCATTGATTATTATTGTTGCCCAAGATACCCCCAAGCAGGCGCACACCGTTCGCGACAATATCGCACGAATTTACGACCCGGACACGGAGAAGACGTTAGGATACAATTTCCTGGCCGTCTCCAGCATTTTGCCGGATATTACGGGTGCCGGTCAGGTACACCTGACGGAAGACGACGTAGCGGCTTTAAACACCGCTCTCGAGGATGCCGGTTTTGCCGGTGAATTGGAAGCTGAAACGCGTTCTCGGTTCGTCGTTGGGTATGTCAAGACGGCAACGCCACATCCAGACTCTGACCATCTGTTGGTGACGGAGACGGTGGTTGATAATGATCAATCCGTCCAAATCGTTAGTGGTTCGCCTAACATGCAGGCCGATATTAAGGTCGTTGTTGCAAAAGTTGGGGCAATGATGCCTAGTGGTCTCATTATTTGGCCCGGTGAATTACGCGGGGTCAAGAGTGATGGGATGATTTGTTCAGGCCGTGAATTAGGCCTAGCAAATGCACCACAACGCCCAGGTGCCTTGATTTTGCCCGATGATTATGAAGTCGGTGACGCGTTCGACTTTGAACGTGGTCAATCCATCTTTAATGGTTAA
- a CDS encoding thioredoxin family protein, with protein MEQLPKMSAAELKDVVKDGKTMLFFSATWCPDCTFIKPAMPEIEADFSDFKFIAVDRDENIDLAAELNVFGIPSFIAYADGQEIGRLVNKDRKTKAEVEGFINSLATNA; from the coding sequence ATGGAACAATTACCCAAGATGTCAGCCGCTGAACTGAAAGATGTCGTGAAGGATGGCAAAACGATGCTTTTCTTCTCCGCAACCTGGTGCCCAGATTGCACGTTCATCAAACCAGCTATGCCTGAGATTGAAGCGGATTTCTCCGACTTTAAGTTTATTGCTGTCGATCGTGACGAAAACATCGATTTAGCCGCTGAACTTAATGTATTCGGCATTCCAAGTTTCATTGCTTACGCCGATGGTCAAGAAATCGGTCGGTTAGTAAACAAAGATCGTAAAACCAAAGCAGAGGTTGAAGGATTTATCAATTCTTTAGCGACCAACGCTTAA
- a CDS encoding DNA translocase FtsK: protein MEHYDGPAFFRKFPVEPTPEQLEDTMDQRAERQVKQREQRNERLRIRKERELKRQAATQPVATPKQSVTKGQSEVRDQRPSRTTVSKPAEPVEAQKEPVAGSASYRPFQITPIPKQLHRQRSVSKTRQRYQHLVAQLQKPADSFFLIGQPGEMAVTTPGTLTVTDTQSAPATVADQPETVPEENQVATPVAPTVVFYPQHAAKEPVQADDASDDVSATADQAVTSDTVSQPSVPEGPTIGDVEEVLSEEDSAQDEHPLKAESTATKNETVDPRQAAYLPVGTSVDDKQTRVGESSETDSETEMSDSEAPEAPADDQSSDLVDAEPVVHDEDNAEVDVEGATNADHKSAEDASAQPEEVKELLNRAMDDQTDTSDSVASKDASEQVDLPADTRPESVKPAPKAAKAKPARGLGHSLGDIMQEEGNDQRSLALFDRPEVAATSEEEPLDTTRGYHFPDVDLLPKPVVPDEAALDEWIEHQAEVLDATLSAFHVDAHVTDWTVGPTVTQFQISLALGVKVNKITNLNDDLKLALAAKDIRIEAPIPGKTTVGIEIPNLKSRPVMLSEILNSTAFKNSESPLTVALGVDLFGKPQVTDLRKMPHGLIAGATGSGKSVFINSLLLSILYKATPAQVKLLLIDPKAVEMAPYDGLPHLLSPVISDPKAAAAALKWVVTEMDQRYEKLAAAGVRNIEQFNDRADANDEPALKMPYIVIIIDELADLMMMAASEVQDYIVRITQKARAAGIHLLVATQRPSVDIVTGTIKNNIPTRIAFMVSSQIDSRTILDTAGAENLLGRGDMLYLGNGASQPMRLQGAFVESEVDAITDYVRTQGQPHYAFEPKGLLQRETAEENQDELLPKVLTYIAAEKSVSTSKLQRVFSIGYNRAANLIDDLEQHHYVSPQHGSKPREVYLTPEDLDKDLPEPHAGGTH from the coding sequence ATGGAGCACTATGACGGACCGGCCTTTTTCCGGAAGTTTCCGGTAGAACCGACCCCGGAACAGTTAGAAGATACAATGGACCAGCGTGCAGAACGGCAGGTCAAACAACGCGAGCAACGCAACGAACGCTTGCGCATCAGAAAGGAACGGGAACTGAAGCGACAAGCGGCAACCCAGCCGGTCGCGACACCTAAGCAATCAGTCACTAAGGGACAATCAGAAGTTCGTGACCAACGTCCCAGTCGAACGACCGTTAGCAAGCCAGCTGAACCCGTAGAAGCCCAAAAGGAACCAGTAGCTGGCAGTGCCAGCTACCGGCCATTTCAAATTACCCCGATTCCTAAGCAACTGCACCGGCAGCGGTCGGTTTCGAAGACCCGTCAACGTTACCAGCATTTAGTGGCGCAGCTTCAAAAACCCGCTGACAGTTTCTTTCTGATTGGTCAGCCAGGAGAGATGGCCGTGACCACGCCGGGAACCTTGACGGTGACGGATACCCAGTCAGCGCCAGCAACGGTAGCTGACCAGCCGGAAACTGTGCCGGAAGAGAATCAGGTTGCGACACCGGTTGCCCCAACTGTCGTGTTCTATCCACAACACGCAGCTAAGGAACCCGTTCAGGCAGATGACGCAAGTGACGACGTATCGGCCACTGCTGATCAAGCAGTCACGTCAGATACTGTGAGTCAGCCGTCAGTGCCAGAGGGTCCCACCATTGGAGACGTTGAAGAGGTGCTATCTGAGGAAGATTCAGCTCAGGATGAGCACCCATTGAAGGCTGAATCAACAGCGACTAAGAACGAGACGGTTGACCCTCGGCAGGCCGCTTATTTGCCTGTGGGAACGTCAGTGGACGACAAGCAAACTAGGGTAGGGGAGAGCTCTGAAACGGATTCAGAGACCGAAATGAGTGACTCAGAAGCCCCAGAAGCCCCAGCTGATGATCAGAGTTCTGACTTAGTAGACGCTGAACCGGTAGTTCATGATGAGGACAATGCTGAAGTTGATGTCGAAGGGGCCACCAATGCCGACCACAAATCGGCTGAAGATGCATCGGCTCAACCGGAAGAGGTCAAAGAATTGCTGAACCGCGCTATGGATGATCAAACCGATACGTCTGACTCTGTGGCTTCGAAGGATGCGTCCGAGCAAGTTGATTTGCCTGCGGATACGCGGCCTGAATCTGTAAAGCCAGCACCCAAGGCGGCTAAGGCTAAACCTGCCCGCGGACTGGGCCACTCACTAGGCGATATCATGCAAGAGGAAGGCAATGATCAACGGAGTTTGGCACTCTTTGATCGCCCAGAAGTTGCCGCCACATCTGAAGAAGAACCGCTGGATACGACGCGGGGCTACCATTTCCCTGATGTTGACCTCCTGCCTAAGCCCGTAGTACCTGACGAAGCGGCTTTAGACGAATGGATCGAACACCAAGCTGAGGTCCTAGACGCCACGTTAAGTGCCTTCCACGTGGACGCACACGTGACCGATTGGACGGTTGGACCAACCGTAACGCAGTTCCAAATTAGTTTGGCACTGGGAGTTAAAGTCAATAAAATCACCAATTTGAATGATGATTTGAAGCTGGCCCTGGCAGCGAAGGATATTCGAATTGAAGCACCGATTCCTGGGAAGACCACGGTCGGCATTGAAATTCCTAACCTGAAGTCGCGACCAGTCATGTTGTCTGAAATTTTGAATTCCACAGCCTTCAAGAATAGTGAGTCACCGTTGACCGTAGCGTTAGGAGTCGACCTCTTTGGTAAACCACAGGTCACGGATCTACGAAAGATGCCGCATGGGTTGATTGCCGGGGCCACTGGGTCCGGGAAGAGTGTCTTTATCAATTCACTGCTATTGTCGATTCTGTATAAAGCCACGCCGGCGCAGGTCAAGTTACTCTTGATCGATCCTAAGGCCGTTGAAATGGCGCCATACGATGGCTTGCCACACTTACTGTCACCAGTTATTTCTGATCCCAAGGCGGCTGCGGCAGCTTTGAAATGGGTCGTGACTGAAATGGATCAACGCTACGAAAAGCTTGCTGCAGCGGGAGTTCGGAATATTGAACAGTTCAATGACCGGGCGGATGCCAATGATGAGCCGGCGCTGAAGATGCCATACATTGTAATCATTATCGATGAATTAGCTGACTTGATGATGATGGCAGCCAGCGAGGTTCAGGATTACATCGTGCGAATCACACAGAAAGCGCGGGCAGCTGGTATTCATTTACTGGTAGCCACGCAACGGCCAAGTGTTGATATCGTGACTGGAACGATTAAGAACAACATTCCTACACGAATTGCCTTCATGGTTTCAAGCCAGATTGATTCACGGACTATCTTGGACACGGCTGGGGCTGAAAACCTGCTGGGTCGTGGAGATATGCTGTATCTGGGTAACGGCGCCAGTCAACCGATGCGTCTACAAGGAGCATTTGTAGAGTCCGAAGTGGATGCCATTACCGACTACGTCAGAACCCAGGGTCAACCCCATTACGCGTTTGAGCCTAAAGGGCTGTTGCAACGAGAGACGGCGGAAGAGAATCAAGATGAGTTATTGCCAAAGGTCTTAACCTATATTGCGGCAGAAAAATCCGTTTCAACTTCGAAATTACAACGGGTCTTTTCCATTGGCTATAATCGAGCGGCTAACCTGATTGATGATTTGGAGCAACACCACTATGTGTCCCCACAACACGGGTCAAAACCTCGAGAAGTTTATTTAACACCTGAAGATTTGGATAAGGATTTGCCTGAACCTCATGCGGGGGGCACCCATTAA
- a CDS encoding universal stress protein, whose protein sequence is MTERYQHILVGVDGSKQARRALDKAIAVAVRNDAELIIITIMSGGDYVGLGNNTRVGFGYVDQQVMDEERQIQEKTVDEYRQRAQKAGVKQVVTSVYYGHAKVDLARTLPKEYHADLIMIGATGVNVVERMLMGSTASYVVANAVCDVLIVRTDLENHASSLKHLPTA, encoded by the coding sequence ATGACAGAAAGATATCAACACATTCTCGTTGGTGTAGATGGTTCTAAGCAGGCACGACGGGCATTGGACAAAGCCATTGCAGTGGCGGTCAGAAATGATGCCGAACTGATCATTATCACCATCATGAGTGGTGGCGATTACGTGGGGCTCGGAAACAATACGCGTGTTGGCTTTGGCTATGTCGATCAACAGGTGATGGATGAAGAGCGGCAAATTCAAGAAAAGACCGTCGACGAATACCGGCAACGGGCCCAAAAGGCGGGCGTCAAGCAGGTGGTGACTTCCGTGTACTACGGTCACGCGAAGGTCGACTTGGCGCGGACCTTGCCCAAGGAATATCACGCGGATCTGATTATGATCGGGGCAACTGGGGTCAATGTTGTGGAGCGCATGTTGATGGGATCCACAGCGAGCTACGTCGTTGCGAACGCTGTCTGTGATGTGCTGATTGTTCGGACTGACTTAGAGAACCATGCGTCGAGCTTGAAGCATTTACCGACGGCCTAG